A window of the Planococcus citri chromosome 4, ihPlaCitr1.1, whole genome shotgun sequence genome harbors these coding sequences:
- the LOC135844840 gene encoding RCC1 and BTB domain-containing protein 1-like isoform X3: MDLIHIPYFTSLSKEFIKAIDRVWVSDKRVLIITKKDEVYGMGEGLMADSSQKCDNIHEPKAISCLNGKKVEDFIFGKEFVIALNEDGRLFSWGANNSGQLGLGDVGTTYKPTLISTLSSRTIIKVVCGDNTVFVLTDKGEIFSWGLGDRSPVKSSKLNDRVTDIDIVKSNVSLFSMYSYFCVEDGKVMFQLKSISQGTVLFDNVKNIVCGSSHLLALKHDGSLYSTGYNEKGQLGIGKINDKCTNECVRVLNISEKIIEIASVLDTCAAKTESNRIYVWGACKGHTVPSPFLTSYSSFNEAFLNCTYPVMTYGGLELSSIMKSAKNTQNDHLEIIKLIVNFDERSKSSDFIVVVEEKEIFVHKEILRQRSEYFKTMLNESWSENNKNVLRVNDFTYEAFKIYLQYLYGMDINVTPENVMDLLMIAHRYMDVKLKNLIMENIEGAEVMETSVDLANKILELSPQAFKITSGLFKYMTYPSQ, translated from the exons ATGGATTTGATTCACATCCCTTACTTCACCTCGTTAAGTAAAGAGTTTATCAAAGCAATTGACAGAGTATGGGTCTcag ATAAAAGAGTTTTAATCATAACCAAAAAGGATGAAGTATATGGAATGGGTGAAGGATTGATGGCTGattcatctcaaaaatgtgATAATATTCATGAACCGAAAGCTATATCATGTCTAAATGGAAAGAAAGTTGAAG aTTTCATCTTTGGTAAAGAGTTTGTCATTGCTCTAAATGAAGATGGGCGATTATTCAGCTGGGGAGCCAACAATTCAGGACAGTTAGGTCTTGGAGACGTTGGTACGACTTATAAACCGACCTTAATTTCCACTCTGTCAAGTAGAACAATCATCAAAGTTGTTTGCGGAGATAATACTGTTTTTGTGCTGACTGATAAAGGAGAG ATATTCTCCTGGGGTCTTGGAGATCGTTCTCCAGTCAAAAGTTCTAAACTGAACGACAGAGTAACAGACATCGACATTGTCAAGTCAAATGTTTCGTTGTTTTCTATGTACTCCTACTTTTGTGTTGAAGATGGCAAAGT aATGTTTCAGCTTAAATCCATTTCTCAGGGAACCGTTTTGTTCGATAACGTGAAAAACATAGTGTGTGGTTCAAGTCATTTGTTGGCTCTCAAGCACGATGGTAGTCTGTATAGCACAGGGTATAATGAAAAAGGTCAGCTGGGAATTGGcaaaataaatgataaatgTACAAACGAATGTGTTCGAGTTCtaaatatttctgaaaa GATTATTGAAATTGCCTCCGTACTGGATACATGTGCTGCGAAAACTGAAAGTAATCGAATCTATGTTTGGGGTGCATGTAAAG gacATACTGTGCCTTCACCTTTCCTCACATCATATTCTTCTTTCAACGAAGCATTTTTGAATTGTACGTACCCAGTAATGACGTATGGTGGCCTGGAATTAAGTAGCATAATGAAATCAGCGAAGAATACTCAAAACGATCATTTGGAGATTATTAAATTAATAGTCAATTTCGATGAGCGATCG AAAAGTAGCGACTTCATTGTTGTGgtagaagaaaaagaaattttcgttCATAAGGAGATTTTAAGGCAGCGTTCGGAGTATTTTAAAACTATGTTGAACGAATCGTGgagtgaaaataataaaaa tgTGCTTCGTGTGAATGATTTTACTTACGAAGCGTTCAAAATATATTTGCAATATTTGTATGGAAtggatat aaACGTGACTCCGGAGAATGTGATGg ATCTTTTGATGATAGCGCATCGATACATGGATGTTAAACTGAAAAACTTGATTATGGAGAATATTGAAGGTGCTGAGGTTATGGAAACGTCTGTTGATTTGGCTAATAAAATTTTAGAGCTTTCACCTCAG GCATTTAAAATTACGAGCGGTCTATTTAAATACATGACGTATCCGTCACAgtga
- the LOC135844840 gene encoding RCC1 and BTB domain-containing protein 1-like isoform X6: protein MDLIHIPYFTSLSKEFIKAIDRVWVSDKRVLIITKKDEVYGMGEGLMADSSQKCDNIHEPKAISCLNGKKVEDFIFGKEFVIALNEDGRLFSWGANNSGQLGLGDVGTTYKPTLISTLSSRTIIKVVCGDNTVFVLTDKGEIFSWGLGDRSPVKSSKLNDRVTDIDIVKSNVSLFSMYSYFCVEDGKVMFQLKSISQGTVLFDNVKNIVCGSSHLLALKHDGSLYSTGYNEKGQLGIGKINDKCTNECVRVLNISEKIIEIASVLDTCAAKTESNRIYVWGACKGHTVPSPFLTSYSSFNEAFLNCTYPVMTYGGLELSSIMKSAKNTQNDHLEIIKLIVNFDERSKSSDFIVVVEEKEIFVHKEILRQRSEYFKTMLNESWSENNKNVLRVNDFTYEAFKIYLQYLYGMDINVTPENVMDLLMIAHRYMDVKLKNLIMENIEGAEVMETSVDLANKILELSPQCLSYYVQ from the exons ATGGATTTGATTCACATCCCTTACTTCACCTCGTTAAGTAAAGAGTTTATCAAAGCAATTGACAGAGTATGGGTCTcag ATAAAAGAGTTTTAATCATAACCAAAAAGGATGAAGTATATGGAATGGGTGAAGGATTGATGGCTGattcatctcaaaaatgtgATAATATTCATGAACCGAAAGCTATATCATGTCTAAATGGAAAGAAAGTTGAAG aTTTCATCTTTGGTAAAGAGTTTGTCATTGCTCTAAATGAAGATGGGCGATTATTCAGCTGGGGAGCCAACAATTCAGGACAGTTAGGTCTTGGAGACGTTGGTACGACTTATAAACCGACCTTAATTTCCACTCTGTCAAGTAGAACAATCATCAAAGTTGTTTGCGGAGATAATACTGTTTTTGTGCTGACTGATAAAGGAGAG ATATTCTCCTGGGGTCTTGGAGATCGTTCTCCAGTCAAAAGTTCTAAACTGAACGACAGAGTAACAGACATCGACATTGTCAAGTCAAATGTTTCGTTGTTTTCTATGTACTCCTACTTTTGTGTTGAAGATGGCAAAGT aATGTTTCAGCTTAAATCCATTTCTCAGGGAACCGTTTTGTTCGATAACGTGAAAAACATAGTGTGTGGTTCAAGTCATTTGTTGGCTCTCAAGCACGATGGTAGTCTGTATAGCACAGGGTATAATGAAAAAGGTCAGCTGGGAATTGGcaaaataaatgataaatgTACAAACGAATGTGTTCGAGTTCtaaatatttctgaaaa GATTATTGAAATTGCCTCCGTACTGGATACATGTGCTGCGAAAACTGAAAGTAATCGAATCTATGTTTGGGGTGCATGTAAAG gacATACTGTGCCTTCACCTTTCCTCACATCATATTCTTCTTTCAACGAAGCATTTTTGAATTGTACGTACCCAGTAATGACGTATGGTGGCCTGGAATTAAGTAGCATAATGAAATCAGCGAAGAATACTCAAAACGATCATTTGGAGATTATTAAATTAATAGTCAATTTCGATGAGCGATCG AAAAGTAGCGACTTCATTGTTGTGgtagaagaaaaagaaattttcgttCATAAGGAGATTTTAAGGCAGCGTTCGGAGTATTTTAAAACTATGTTGAACGAATCGTGgagtgaaaataataaaaa tgTGCTTCGTGTGAATGATTTTACTTACGAAGCGTTCAAAATATATTTGCAATATTTGTATGGAAtggatat aaACGTGACTCCGGAGAATGTGATGg ATCTTTTGATGATAGCGCATCGATACATGGATGTTAAACTGAAAAACTTGATTATGGAGAATATTGAAGGTGCTGAGGTTATGGAAACGTCTGTTGATTTGGCTAATAAAATTTTAGAGCTTTCACCTCAG
- the LOC135843554 gene encoding RCC1 and BTB domain-containing protein 1-like has protein sequence MDLIHIPYFTSLSKEFVNAIDRVWVSDKRVLIIIINDEVYGMGEGLMAHSSQKCDDVHEPKAISSLDGKKVKDFIFGEEFVIALNEDGRLFSWGAHNLAQSSLSTYTPALISSLSSKTIIKVVCKDNSVYVLSDKGEIFHWGKIGEPSPVKGSYLNNRVTDIAIVTLGILLFDKFAYFCVEDSKLKSISQGTVFFDNVKNIVCGSSHLLALKHDGTLYSSGSNKKGQLGIDKINEEYTTEFVRVLNIYEKIIEIASVLDTCAAKTESNRIYVWGACRGHNVALPLITSYSSFNEVFLNCTYPGMTYGALKLSSIMKSTKNSQNDHLEIIKLIVNFDERSKSSDFTIVVEEKEMFVHKEVLRQRSEYFKTMFNESWSENNKNVLRVNDFTYEAFKIYLQYLYGMDINVTPENVMDLLMIAHRYMDVKLKNLIMEKVEGDEFVEMPVDLVNKMLELPPQSFKIMSSVFKYMTYPSQ, from the exons ATGGATTTGATTCACATCCCTTACTTCACCTCGTTAAGTAAAGAGTTTGTCAACGCAATTGACAGAGTATGGGTCTcag ATAAAAGAGTTTTAATCATAATCATAAACGATGAAGTATATGGAATGGGTGAAGGATTGATGGCTCACTCATCTCAAAAATGTGATGATGTTCATGAACCGAAAGCTATATCATCTCtagatggaaaaaaagtaaaag ATTTCATCTTTGGGGAAGAGTTTGTCATTGCTCTAAATGAAGATGGGCGATTATTCAGCTGGGGAGCTCACAATTTAGCGCAGTCAAGTCTTTCAACTTATACACCGGCCTTAATTTCTTCATTATCAAGTAAAACAATCATCAAAGTTGTTTGCAAAGATAATTCTGTTTATGTCTTGAGTGATAAAGGAGAG ATATTCCACTGGGGTAAAATTGGAGAACCATCTCCAGTTAAAGGTTCTTATCTGAACAATAGAGTAACAGACATAGCTATTGTCACGTTAGGCATTCTGTTGTTTGATAAGTTCGCCTACTTTTGTGTTGAAGATAGTAAG CTCAAATCCATTTCTCAGGGAACCGTTTTTTTCGATAACGTTAAAAACATTGTGTGTGGCTCAAGTCATTTGTTGGCCCTCAAGCACGATGGCACTCTGTATAGTTCAGGGTCAAATAAAAAAGGTCAGCTGGGAATTGACAAAATAAATGAAGAATATACAACCGAATTTGTACGAGTTCTAAATATTTATGAAAA GATTATTGAAATTGCCTCCGTATTGGATACATGTGCTGCGAAAACTGAAAGTAATCGAATCTATGTTTGGGGTGCATGTAGAG gaCATAATGTGGCATTACCTCTCATCACATCATATTCTTCCTTCAATGAAGTATTCTTGAATTGTACATACCCAGGAATGACGTATGGTGCCCTGAAATTAAGTAGCATAATGAAATCAACGAAGAATTCTCAAAACGATCATTTGGAGATCATTAAACTAATAGTCAATTTCGATGAGCGATCG AAAAGTAGCGACTTCACTATTGTAGTGGAAGAAAAAGAAATGTTTGTTCATAAGGAGGTTTTAAGGCAGCGTTCGGAGTATTTTAAAACGATGTTTAACGAATCATGgagtgaaaataataaaaa tgTGCTTCGTGTGAATGATTTTACTTACGAAGCGTTCAAAATATATTTGCAATATTTGTATGGAATGGATATAAACGTGACTCCGGAGAATGTGATGG ATCTTTTGATGATAGCGCATCGATACATGGATGTTAAACTGAAAAACTTGATTATGGAGAAAGTTGAAGGTGATGAGTTCGTGGAAATGCCTGTTgatttagtaaataaaatgttaGAGCTTCCACCTCAG TCATTTAAAATTATGAGCAGTGTATTTAAGTACATGACATATCCGTCACAGTGA